From a single Aspergillus puulaauensis MK2 DNA, chromosome 2, nearly complete sequence genomic region:
- a CDS encoding DUF3716 domain-containing protein (COG:S;~EggNog:ENOG410Q2QJ;~InterPro:IPR022190;~PFAM:PF12511): MAYRLLHNGDIEGFHAYRTILPKPIKRSASEIEDDDFEQIYALRESSRLAEFQERNWTPNPVSEFAGITLDDLPIVPLGTSNPVMMYYLDFPVKRKLDWSMDENGNPKRRHLGDTRSLIAGLVQTRGELAETPCSWCSRGKGVWKTCVIGSDVQDGKPMSEACANCRFSCRVDWTSYYDRAESPETTSEADYGAQAYQSPFTTPPSSNQRRVPLLDSQLQSRRVVELPDDSDAPDTGPKAEKNVSPRAPSRHDGKVIPFPLNPKTINDLPLLKQAARDLAAHLAVVEKRVRQLEEENKKKKAGNPWDLL, from the exons ATGGCCTATCGACTCCTTCACAACGGTGATATTGAGGGCTTCCATGCCTATAGGACTATCCTGCCGAAGCCCATCAAGCGGTCTGCATCCGAAATCGAAGACGACGATTTTGAACAAATCTACGCGCTCCGGGAATCTTCCCGCCTAGCAGAGTTCCAGGAGAGAAACTGGACTCCTAATCCGGTATCTGAAT TTGCTGGTATCACCCTCGATGATCTCCCCATCGTTCCGCTTGGAACATCAAACCCGGTTATGATGTACTATCTAGACTTTCCAGTGAAGAGAAAGTTGGATTGGAGTATGGACGAAAATGGGAACCCAAAGCGCAGACATCTAGGAGACACTCGATCGTTGATCGCGGGGCTTGTTCAGACCCGCGGTGAATTGGCGGAAACACCTTGTAGCTGGTGTAGCCGTGGAAAGGGAGTCTGGAAGACATGCGTTATAGGCTCCGACGTGCAGGATGGCAAGCCGATGAGCGAGGCATGCGCAAACTGTCGCTTCAGCTGTCGTGTTGACT GGACAAGCTACTATGACAGAGCCGAAAGCCCGGAGACTACTTCAGAAGCCGACTACGGTGCTCAAGCATACCAATCGCCCTTTACGACTCCTCCGTCCAGTAACCAGCGTCGCGTGCCACTTTTGGACTCACAGCTTCAGTCACGGCGAGTCGTTGAATTGCCAGACGACAGCGATGCCCCAGACACTGGTCCAAAAGCCGAGAAAAACGTCTCACCCAGAGCCCCGTCCCGTCACGATGGCAAGGTCATCCCATTCCCTCTCAATCCAAAAACGATTAACGACCTACCGCTGTTGAAACAGGCCGCTCGTGATCTCGCTGCACACTTGGCggtggttgagaagagggTCAGAcagcttgaggaggagaataaaaagaagaaagccgGAAATCCTTGGGACCTGTTGTAA
- a CDS encoding YdcF family protein (COG:S;~EggNog:ENOG410PX0K;~InterPro:IPR003848,IPR014729;~PFAM:PF02698) yields MTTCSPETVSDINALSEYLSDPQLDNLSSAPPVDCMIICASQVLFGAETIFHSLEQRPDLTKSLVLCGGIGHSTKLLYAAVRRHPRYSNLAKSIEGLPEARVLERILDGFFDRNRITAQGCHILIEDQSTNCGQNALFSRRVLEQAGFREPKSGIINQDPTMMLRTKASFEMVYSDMLSKVSFHSLPGFVPKVRLSDNGLLAYKHTEGIPGLWGLDRFIELLLGEIPRVRDDEEGYGPRGRGFISHVDLPADIELAWTRLRVIFEHHRLR; encoded by the coding sequence ATGACAACCTGCTCTCCTGAGACCGTTTCAGATATAAATGCACTATCAGAGTACTTGAGTGACCCTCAGTTAGACAACCTCTCTTCTGCACCCCCGGTGGACTGTATGATAATATGCGCTTCGCAAGTCCTTTTCGGAGCTGAAACAATTTTCCACTCCCTCGAGCAAAGACCAGATCTTACAAAATCCCTGGTGCTTTGCGGCGGCATTGGCCACTCAACGAAACTACTCTACGCCGCTGTCCGGCGCCATCCTCGCTACTCGAACCTCGCCAAATCAATCGAAGGACTGCCAGAGGCTCGGGTGCTAGAAAGAATTCTGGATGGATTCTTCGATCGTAACAGGATTACCGCGCAGGGATGCCATATTCTCATTGAAGATCAATCTACCAACTGTGGGCAGAACGCCTTGTTTAGTCGCCGCGTGCTTGAGCAGGCAGGTTTCCGAGAACCGAAATCGGGCATCATCAATCAAGACccgacgatgatgctgaGAACGAAGGCTTCTTTTGAAATGGTCTACAGCGATATGTTGTCCAAAGTCTCGTTCCACAGCTTGCCGGGATTTGTTCCAAAGGTACGATTATCGGACAACGGCCTTTTGGCGTATAAGCATACGGAAGGTATACCTGGGTTGTGGGGACTAGATCGGTTTATTGAATTACTTTTGGGAGAAATACCAAGAGTcagagatgatgaagaaggttaTGGTCCACGCGGGCGTGGTTTCATATCTCATGTTGACCTGCCAGCTGATATCGAGCTGGCGTGGACCCGGTTACGGGTTATATTCGAACACCATAGACTTAGATGA
- a CDS encoding proline racemase family protein (COG:E;~EggNog:ENOG410Q9UP;~InterPro:IPR008794;~PFAM:PF05544) has product MPFSRSINIVGCHAEGEVGDVITGGVLDVPGKTMFDKLMHFQTKRDELRQFVLNEPRGRAPMNVNLLLPPCDPRADAGFLIMESNEYAPMSGSNTICTTTVLLETGMIPMKEPITEVTLDTAAGLVTVTAECEAGKCKSVEFNNVPAFVLELDFKVQVPGLGEISIDIAYGGMMYVVVDAASLGLSVHSNYSRELIDIGERIKRATEAVYTPVHPENPGITGFSVISFTEPPRTEDGCKVAPNAVVVSPGRFDRSPCGTGTCARLAVMHARGQIKEGEIFKHRSIIGTEFVSRIRGLTSVGKYPAVLPTVKGRAWITGFRQAVLDSTDPFQEGYRLGDQWPVARI; this is encoded by the coding sequence ATGCCCTTCTCACGCTCTATCAATATCGTCGGCTGCCATGCCGAAGGTGAAGTTGGCGACGTGATCACCGGCGGCGTCCTCGATGTCCCCGGCAAGACCATGTTCGACAAGCTCATGCACTTCCAAACGAAACGAGACGAGCTGCGACAGTTCGTGCTCAATGAGCCTCGAGGTCGTGCCCCAATGAACGTGAACCTCCTTCTACCACCTTGCGATCCTCGCGCCGACGCCGGGTTTCTGATTATGGAGAGCAACGAATACGCGCCCATGTCCGGCTCTAATACAATATGTACGACGACCGTGCTGTTAGAAACCGGAATGATCCCCATGAAAGAGCCCATTACGGAAGTTACACTGGATACCGCTGCTGGGCTGGTAACCGTCACCGCGGAGTGCGAAGCAGGGAAATGCAAAAGTGTTGAATTTAATAACGTCCCGGCCTTTGTGCTCGAGCTGGACTTCAAAGTCCAAGTCCCCGGTCTAGGCGAGATATCTATTGATATCGCATACGGCGGGATGATGTATGTGGTTGTGGATGCTGCTTCTCTGGGTCTGTCTGTCCACAGCAACTACTCCCGCGAATTAATTGACATTGGTGAGCGAATCAAGCGTGCAACTGAGGCTGTATATACCCCTGTCCACCCGGAGAACCCAGGAATCACGGGTTTCTCGGTTATCTCGTTCACAGAGCCTCCTCGGACGGAGGATGGCTGCAAGGTCGCACCCAATGCTGTGGTTGTTTCTCCCGGGCGCTTTGATCGCAGCCCATGCGGCACTGGGACTTGTGCCAGACTAGCTGTTATGCATGCAAGGGGTCAGATTAAGGAAGGAGAAATCTTCAAGCACCGAAGCATAATAGGGACTGAGTTCGTGAGTCGCATTCGTGGACTTACATCGGTGGGGAAATATCCCGCGGTTTTGCCTACGGTAAAGGGTCGCGCTTGGATAACGGGCTTCAGACAGGCTGTCCTCGACTCTACGGATCCATTCCAGGAGGGCTATAGATTGGGCGATCAATGGCCCGTTGCACGAATATGA
- a CDS encoding uncharacterized protein (COG:S;~EggNog:ENOG410Q01I) encodes MPLPDSNTPLNPTVEEMPDEEGANNARTAPNPGTLWPQICTQHDSVLSSHLSTLQALKEQVSSDPEASQLISAMIERTNKLMLQFEGVKKHITPRMGRRSDPVRPTGDGTDSTHTTPSRPEDGSGRKRRKRNRLSNTEIESEVEAKEPLLEVQRLKRKRTDVAIPGADDDVQSAIPVSLETEDISDEVQRRLEIKEEQRRKRDSKPEKRKRERDSLASNSSTLSTGGTKPRKKFKLSGGANR; translated from the exons ATGCCCCTCCCAGACTCAAATACGCCCCTAAATCCCACCGTGGAAGAAATGCCCGATGAGGAGGGAGCTAATAATGCCCGAACCGCGCCAAATCCCGGCACGTTATGGCCGCAG ATATGTACGCAGCATGACTCTGTCCTTTCATCGCACCTGAGCACGCTCCAGGCGTTAAAGGAGCAGGTTTCGTCAGACCCAGAAGCCTCTCAGCTGATTTCGGCGATGATCGAGAGGACAAATAAATTGATGCTGCAGTTTGAGGGTGTCAAGAAACATATT ACACCAC GAATGGGTCGCCGGTCTGACCCTGTTCGGCCGACAGGCGACGGGACTGATTCTACGCATACCACGCCATCGAGGCCTGAAGATGGCTCTGGTCGTaagagaaggaagcggaATAGGCTTTCAAACACGGAAATCGAGTCCGAGGTCGAGGCAAAGGAGCCATTGCTTGAGGTGCAACGATTAAAGCGGAAACGAACAGATGTCGCCATTCCAGGtgcggatgatgatgttcAAAGCGCCATTCCTGTGTCATTGGAGACAGAAGATATTTCAGATGAGGTACAGCGACGGTTAGAGATCAAGGAAGAGCAGCGGCGCAAGCGTGACTCGAAACCTGAGAAACGGAAACGGGAGCGTGATAGTCTTGCGTCCAATAGTAGCACTCTGTCGACAGGTGGCAcgaagccgaggaagaagtttAAGCTGAGTGGGGGAGCTAATCGGTGA
- the POL3 gene encoding DNA-directed DNA polymerase delta POL3 (COG:L;~EggNog:ENOG410PGEC;~InterPro:IPR043502,IPR006172,IPR036397,IPR025687, IPR012337,IPR017964,IPR042087,IPR006133,IPR023211, IPR006134;~PFAM:PF03104,PF14260,PF00136;~go_function: GO:0000166 - nucleotide binding [Evidence IEA];~go_function: GO:0003676 - nucleic acid binding [Evidence IEA];~go_function: GO:0003677 - DNA binding [Evidence IEA];~go_function: GO:0003887 - DNA-directed DNA polymerase activity [Evidence IEA]), with protein sequence MPEAIAMPQKRVLGDATNTNPRGAVQSSPGMKKRKIDSEPAAAAVKPSPRTQNGAALRKVGGSSQPQKSQFEEEVLEKLTQDISGLKENNSEKDQQWERPPLGAFDPTTQNICFQQIDAEEGTTNGGRAAIRLFGVTEVGQSVLLHVTGFQHYIYIAAPVGFTKEDCDPYRAFLETKLAHFTTVVDSVQIAMRENIYGFQGNKKSYYLKITVTDPKHIPKLRSALETKAQTLNYKGLWNKSEPGILTFDSIQYLLRFMIDTGIQGMSWVEAPAGKYKLHAPEDKVSNCQLEARIDYRDLVAHQPVGDWAKMAPLRILSFDIECAGRKGIFPEPNQDPVIQIANVVTRYGESKPFVRNVFVLNTCSLIVNTQILEFQQEEKMLMAWRDFVQKVDPDVIIGYNIANFDFPYLLDRAKHLKCTNFPYWTRLNGMRSEARESNFSSKQMGNRDTKTTNTNGRIQLDLLQLVQRDHNLRSYTLNSVSYEFLGEQKEDVHHTMITELYNGTPDSRRRLAVYCLKDAYLPQRLMDKLMCLVNYTEMARVTGVPFNFLLSRGQQVKFLSQLYRKALEQQLVIPNMKSTDEQDYEGATVIEPVRDYYKVPIATLDFASLYPSIMQAHNLCYTTLLNKNSAAGMVKDEDYIVTPSGDMFCTPKVRKGLLSQILEELLGARKKAKKDLAFATDPFKKAVLNGRQLALKISANSVYGLTGATVGKLPCLPIASSTTSYGRQMIEKTKTEVEAKYTIANGYSHDAKVVYGDTDSVMVKFGVTELAEAMRLGQEASEYVSSKFIKPIKLEFEKVYFPYLLINKKRYAGLFWTNPNKYDKMDTKGIETVRRDNCLLVQNVIETVLHKILIDRDEEAAQDYVKDTISDLLQNKVDMSKLVITKALTKEVYTAKQAHVELAERMRKRDAGSAPTLGDRVAYVIVKGAAGAKNFEKAEDPIYVLENNIPIDTRYYLDNQLANPLGRIFEPILGEKKVGQLLHGEHTRSIAMAAPTMGGLMKFTQKTETCLGCKKPLRGKDVKAGAVCESCRPRLGELYTKSLNKMSDLEVRFGRLWTQCQRCQGSLHCEVICSSRDCPIFYMRMKAKKDVEDSQKELGRFDFDAGAW encoded by the exons ATGCCTGAAGCCATCGCCATGCCCCAGAAGCGGGTTCTGGGCGACGCAACAAACACGAACCCCCGCGGCGCCGTGCAATCATCCCCCGGTATGAAGAAACGCAAGATCGATAGtgagcctgctgctgcagccgtGAAACCAAGCCCAAGAACCCAAAATGGTGCGGCGCTGCGGAAAGTTGGCGGCTCGAGCCAGCCGCAGAAAAGCCAGTTCGAGGAGGAAGTGCTGGAGAAATTGACGCAGGATATCAGCGGGTTGAAGGAGAATAACTCGGAGAAGGACCAGCAGTGGGAGCGGCCGCCGCTGGGCGCGTTTGATCCGACGACGCAAAATATTTGTTTCCAGCAGATCGATGCTGAGGAGGGGACGACGAATGGGGGGAGGGCCGCTATTCGGCTTTTTGGTGTTACGGAG GTTGGTCAGTCGGTCTTGCTCCATGTTACCGGTTTTCAGCATTACATTTACATCGCTGCGCCCGTTGGCTTCACGAAAGAGGATTGCGACCCGTACCGTGCTTTCCTCGAAACGAAACTGGCACACTTTACGACCGTCGTCGACTCTGTTCAAATAGCGATGAGAGAGAACATTTATGGATTTCAGGGTAATAAGAAGAGCTATTACTTGAAGATCACCGTCACGGATCCGAAGCACATCCCCAAGCTGCGAAGTGCTCTGGAGACAAAGGCCCAGACACTGAACTACAAGGGACTGTGGAACAAGTCTGAGCCTGGGATCTTGACTTTCGACAGCATCCAGTATCTTCTCCGGTTCATGATCGACACCGGCATTCAGGGTATGTCCTGGGTTGAGGCACCGGCAGGAAAATACAAGCTTCACGCGCCGGAGGACAAGGTTTCGAACTGTCAGCTCGAAGCGCGCATCGACTATCGTGATCTCGTCGCCCATCAACCGGTTGGTGATTGGGCCAAGATGGCGCCATTGCGGATTCTGTCCTTCGATATTGAGTGTGCGGGACGAAAGGGGATCTTCCCAGAACCAAACCAAGACCCAGTCATCCAGATCGCCAACGTAGTGACTCGGTACGGAGAGTCGAAACCTTTCGTCCGAAACGTTTTTGTTTTGAACACTTGCAGTTTGATCGTCAACACCCAAATTCTGGAattccagcaggaggagaagatgctGATGGCTTGGCGGGACTTTGTCCAAAAGGTTGACCCCGATGTCATTATTGGATACAACATTGCCAACTTTGATTTTCCCTATTTATTGGACAGAGCGAAGCATCTCAAGTGTACCAACTTCCCGTACTGGACTCGACTAAACGGTATGAGGTCTGAGGCTAGGGAATCGAACTTCTCCAGCAAGCAAATGGGCAACCGCGacacgaagacgacgaatACAAACGGAAGAATACAGCTGGATTTGCTGCAGCTCGTCCAGAGAGATCACAACCTGCGAAGTTATACCCTCAACTCCGTGTCATATGAGTTCCTTGGAGAACAGAAGGAAGATGTCCACCATACCATGATTACTGAGCTTTATAACGGTACCCCCGATTCACGGCGTCGGTTGGCTGTTTATTGTTTGAAGGATGCATACCTACCACAACGGCTGATGGACAAACTGATGTGTCTGGTCAATTATACTGAGATGGCAAGAGTCACGGGTGTCCCATTTAATTTCCTGCTCTCCCGTGGGCAACAAGTCAAGTTCCTCAGTCAGCTGTACCGTAAAGCgttggagcagcagctggtgATTCCCAACATGAAATCAACAGACGAGCAAGACTATGAGGGTGCTACAGTCATCGAGCCTGTCCGCGACTATTACAAGGTCCCCATCGCAACTCTCGATTTCGCCTCTCTGTATCCTTCTATCATGCAAGCGCACAACCTCTGCTACACGACTCTGCTCAACAAAAATAGCGCCGCTGGGAtggtcaaggatgaggaCTATATTGTCACCCCTAGCGGCGATATGTTCTGTACTCCGAAAGTACGAAAAGGTCTCCTTTCACAGATTTTGGAAGAATTGTTGGGTGCcagaaagaaggcgaagaaggaccTTGCATTTGCAACCGACCCATTCAAGAAGGCCGTGTTGAACGGACGACAACTTGCGTTGAAGATCAGTGCCAACAGTGTCTACGGTTTGACTGGTGCTACAGTCGGTAAACTACCGTGTCTACCGATTGCCAGTAGTACGACGAGTTATGGTCGTCAAATGATCGAAAAAACGAAGACCGAGGTCGAGGCCAAATACACCATCGCCAACGGCTACTCTCACGATGCCAAGGTCGTTTACGGTGATACTGACTCCGTAATGGTGAAATTCGGTGTGACGGAACTTGCTGAGGCTATGAGACTTGGGCAAGAGGCGTCCGAGTACGTGTCCTCAAAATTCATCAAGCCGATCAAACTAGAGTTCGAAAAGGTCTACTTCCCGtatcttctcatcaacaagaagcgATACGCAGGCCTCTTTTGGACAAACCCGAACAAGTACGACAAAATGGACACAAAAGGAATTGAGACCGTTCGGAGAGACAACTGCTTGCTCGTCCAAAACGTCATTGAGACTGTGTTGCATAAGATCCTGATTGaccgcgacgaggaagccgcGCAAGA CTACGTAAAAGACACGATTTCCGACTTATTGCAGAACAAGGTCGATATGTCGAAACTGGTGATTACGAAAGCCTTGACCAAGGAAGTCTATACTGCTAAACAAGCCCACGTCGAGCTCGCTGAACGCATGCGAAAGCGTGATGCCGGTTCTGCGCCTACTCTTGGTGACCGTGTCGCGTACGTTATCGTCAAAGGCGCTGCTGGTGCGAAGAACTTCGAAAAGGCTGAAGACCCAATCTATGTCCTTGAAAACAACATTCCCATTGACACACGATACTACCTCGACAACCAACTCGCCAACCCTCTAGGCCGTATTTTCGAGCCTATTCtcggagagaagaaggtgggGCAACTGCTCCACGGAGAGCACACCCGGTCCATCGCGATGGCGGCGCCAACAATGGGTGGGCTGATGAAGTTCACCCAGAAGACGGAAACATGCCTGGGCTGCAAGAAGCCGCTGAGAGGCAAGGACGTCAAAGCCGGCGCCGTGTGTGAGTCATGTCGCCCTCGTCTCGGCGAACTCTATACAAAGAGCCTGAACAAGATGTCCGATCTGGAGGTTCGTTTCGGACGGTTATGGACGCAGTGTCAGCGGTGCCAGGGCAGTCTCCACTGCGAGGTCATCTGCTCGTCTCGCGACTGTCCTATTTTCTACATGCGCatgaaggccaagaaggacgtGGAGGACTCTCAAAAGGAGCTAGGTCGGTTTGATTTTGACGCGGGTGCATGGTGA
- a CDS encoding uncharacterized protein (COG:J;~EggNog:ENOG410PQ35;~InterPro:IPR006175,IPR006056,IPR035959;~PFAM:PF01042) translates to MSSTKAAILSPNAPAPSPLMSQGIIINGTIYCSGSLGIDPKTGKFVDGDASDRTVQALRNLEEVLKSGGSDLSKVVKVTIFLSSMQHYAKVNEGYGKVFNDGVKPCRTCVAVASLPLDAEVEIELVAHL, encoded by the exons ATGTCGTCCACCAAGGCCGCCATTTTAAGCCCCAACGCCCCAGCCCCAAGCCCACTGATGTCCCAGggaatcatcatcaacggCACTATCTACTGTTCAGGGAGTCTTGGAATCGATCCAAAGACAGGGAAGTTCGTTGACGGCGATGCGTCCGACAGGACG GTCCAAGCCCTCCGCAACCTCGAAGAAGTCCTCAAGTCAGGCGGCAGCGATCTCAGCAAGGTCGTCAAGGTgaccatcttcctttccagtATGCAGCACTACGCGAAGGTGAATGAGGGGTATGGCAAGGTCTTTAATGACGGGGTGAAGCCG TGTCGGACTTGCGTCGCTGTTGCTAGTTTGCCGCTTGATGCGGAGGTGGAGATTGAGCTTGTTGCCCACCTTTAA
- a CDS encoding Zn(II)2Cys6 transcription factor (COG:S;~EggNog:ENOG410PHC5;~InterPro:IPR036864,IPR021858,IPR001138;~PFAM:PF00172,PF11951;~go_function: GO:0000981 - DNA-binding transcription factor activity, RNA polymerase II-specific [Evidence IEA];~go_function: GO:0008270 - zinc ion binding [Evidence IEA];~go_process: GO:0006355 - regulation of transcription, DNA-templated [Evidence IEA]) → MLTRSLRSANRPRKHNKTFTGCWTCRARKVKCDEGRPVCRQCRHRAIPCGGYGVRLQWMAPDTGLEDDSQGVGNQPIITGPCRRRLMSGENEDAPPPCQVDEALVAIDAIKPGLVSSQGEGDKPSTFLGGFGVFDLSNSDRDAGSSRTPPAGSPPETACVPVPPSPDQTTSNTVAEESVDAIPAVTAPISGGEICSVERPYMNPFESLQLATEDEPLALDPFRELDISDLQGAGSSHAVQDTWEISFSPVIPWPLSPGQLSGNERLLMHYYGTTVVHLFPVLDSPKSPWKTVHLPRMLQSAGEMVVDGSTSQIRAALRTTLLSVSAFYLSKHNWLQSRSDEATKWRREAMHFHGTAMTLLKDAVNTRSTSTVRSKYKELLATMLSMISINVISGDIASCGFHLEAACRLITETAKWKTQYSNKAKALHRIYFYLRTIYESTAIRAPIKASEAEATSPSFHGSGAVYEGSRFVTSPFAGPDDTKQAGAYESIYAIPKSLLVFLGKTTELINAVHEVREISQNRSIPSPLAERCDELETNIMDWQTDTTQTNVTSRVAANTGIIQNMTRAFHEALVIYFAQHIRLLDHRYLKPFVKGVLEGIEAVERIKTEWQVQASPLYWPAFIAASETFDPHLQDRFRAWYAQVEPRAIGSMSPGIGLLEQVWAEGPADRDRQTSLWRQIAARENTALMLT, encoded by the exons ATGCTCACCCGCTCCCTTCGCTCTGCCAATCGGCCTCGCAAACACAACAAAACATTCACAGGATGCTGGACCTGTCGCGCACGCAAGGTGAAATGCGACGAGGGACGACCAGTCTGTCGCCAATGCCGCCACAGAGCAATTCCCTGCGGTGGATATGGGGTCCGACTGCAGTGGATGGCCCCTGATACTGGGCTTGAGGATGATAGCCAGGGAGTTGGTAATCAGCCGATTATAACTGGGCCATGTAGACGGCGGCTCATGTCTG GTGAAAACGAGGATGCGCCTCCACCGTGTCAGGTTGATGAGGCCCTGGTTGCTATCGATGCGATAAAGCCAGGTCTGGTTAGTTCCCAAGGTGAGGGGGACAAGCCATCGACATTCTTAGGAGGTTTTGGCGTGTTCGATTTGTCAAATTCCGATCGCGATGCTGGCAGTTCTCGAACGCCTCCTGCTGGCTCTCCTCCAGAAACAGCCTGTGTGCCCGTTCCACCGTCTCCAGATCAAACCACCTCTAATACGGTCGCCGAAGAGAGTGTCGACGCAATACCGGCAGTTACTGCTCCTATTTCGGGGGGTGAAATCTGCTCCGTCGAGAGACCGTACATGAACCCTTTTGAATCGCTCCAGCTCGCGACTGAAGACGAACCTCTCGCACTTGATCCTTTCCGCGAGCTCGACATTTCTGACTTGCAAGGCGCCGGTAGCTCGCACGCTGTCCAAGATACCTGGGAAATCAGTTTCAGTCCTGTTATCCCATGGCCTCTGTCTCCGGGGCAACTTTCCGGCAATGAACGCCTCTTGATGCACTACTATGGCACCACAGTCGTTCATCTTTTTCCGGTTCTTGATAGTCCCAAGAGCCCTTGGAAGACCGTTCACCTACCGCGCATGCTGCAAAGCGCTGGTGAGATGGTAGTGGACGGCTCGACTTCCCAGATACGCGCTGCTCTGAGGACTACATTACTATCAGTCAGCGCGTTCTATTTATCCAAGCACAACTGGTTACAGTCCAGGAGCGATGAAGCGACAAaatggaggagagaggcTATGCACTTCCACGGTACGGCTATGACTCTGCTTAAGGATGCAGTTAATACCAGGTCTACGTCTACTGTCAGATCGAAATATAAAGAGCTTTTGGCAACCATGCTTTCCATGATCTCTATCAAT GTTATATCGGGTGATATTGCCAGCTGCGGGTTTCATCTAGAAGCTGCCTGCAGACTGATTACTGAGACCGCAAAGTGGAAGACGCAGTACTCCAATAAGGCCAAAGCTCTTCATCGCATCTACTTCTATTTACGGACTATCTACGAGAGTACAGCGATCCGCGCCCCTATAAAAGCTTCCGAGGCTGAGGCCACATCACCATCATTTCATGGATCTGGAGCCGTTTACGAGGGCTCGCGGTTTGTGACTTCGCCATTTGCAGGCCCCGACGACACGAAACAGGCGGGTGCCTATGAAAGCATATATGCCATTCCGAAGAGCCTCCTAGTATTCCTAGGTAAAACAACTGAGCTTATCAACGCGGTCCACGAGGTACGAGAGATATCTCAAAACAGGAGCATCCCATCACCGCTGGCTGAAAGATGCGACGAATTGGAAACGAACATCATGGACTGGCAAACCGACACCACACAGACAAATGTCACATCAAGGGTTGCAGCAAACACGGGCATTATTCAAAATATGACCCGGGCCTTCCACGAGGCCCTTGTAATATACTTTGCGCAGCACATAAGACTCTTAGACCACCGATATCTGAAGCCATTCGTCAAGGGGGTGCTCGAGGGCATTGAAGCCGTGGAACGGATAAAGACCGAGTGGCAGGTCCAGGCATCTCCTCTATATTGGCCAGCATTTATTGCAGCAAGCGAGACCTTCGACCCCCATCTCCAAGACCGATTTAGAGCTTGGTATGCGCAGGTGGAGCCGCGTGCCATTGGATCTATGAGTCCCGGCATCGGTCTCCTCGAACAAGTTTGGGCAGAGGGGCCGGCCGATCGGGACCGACAAACAAGTCTGTGGAGGCAAATCGCGGCGAGGGAGAATACGGCTTTGATGCTGACATAG